The Neoarius graeffei isolate fNeoGra1 chromosome 10, fNeoGra1.pri, whole genome shotgun sequence genome has a segment encoding these proteins:
- the ercc6l2 gene encoding DNA excision repair protein ERCC-6-like 2 isoform X2 yields MFKVPFEDEKPAFHTNQNSPGPSEPFVLSGTIQVPYTINRYLRDYQREGVKFIYDSYLKSRGCILGDDMGLGKTIQVISCLAAILQKTGTWQDVENNRPEFLQSQMPSKLSKVKKVFLIVAPLSVLYNWKDELDTWGHFKTVVVHGGRKEEELARANRGRYEIVLTTFETLRLCVDEFNSLDWAAVIVDEVHKLKNFKSQITQAMKELKCKVRVGLTGTILQNNLEELWCVMDWANPGCLGSLGSFKNRFSEPIEQGQKHSATKRALAEGRKAAQALAKILCRWFLRRTKALISDQLPKKDDRVVYCSMTDFQQAVYRAVLDTDDVKLLLQSSEKCPCSSRRSRKKCCYKLNSDGVPVRRMYFTYLAILRKVANHVALLQCKEGTSKQQEKYVTAICEQVFKKFPDFTEKCKQAAFEAMSNPIYSGKMKILQRLLGHFNTRKDKVLLFSLSTKLLDVLESYCMAEGLEYRRLDGNTKSKDRIHIVKEFNRACDINLCLVSTMAGGLGLNFIGANVVILFDPTWNPTNDLQAIDRAYRIGQCKDVKVFRLISLGTVEEIIYLRQVYKQQLQSSVIGNENARRYFEAVQGVDGQTGELFGIRNLFRLQTDGTCLTRHILEREGHVEAGIMTASTQATDERVQELEPVFVSADTSAQQENEPAAAYGTRAWLPNADVLDFSSASEDEDPCSSRPKATYPNAREEFGPSTSSAANMDLSALLMKHMTSGIQRSSESSEDSQSDTDSKDLNLEVAKIAKGKTECFLSSDSDEEKTEAPAISPHGSPVKMACDHLFIEDILHHHNTKAQQRDRDSSNREQRMDWAELAVQRRRCTEEVESCDSSEDEAPVRRVTFKKSLRHPLSAQNSAQKSVQFTGLKCPTMHSRKPQIIEGTGTIDTLLGGLQEVSYTHSNQKVVGSSRAENHLSRAAVQDVFELNKHSQLPANYLHDVSQTQSGIPQLSKPINGREEDMPEGHDKTCLKPQVTHTIETFLHTKSAAISVGETPVAVRRQQLEEMAKFFRVKSVQEFAEELVKSSSAQRLSKLCEFYSHRNPELTDIIQNTFPKPVPELKPSISPVTAACSMSGQKPSSKRTLLNSVHIPHHEAETGNSQKKRRTKVQSGKDLHHHCVGQTELKNNSLSLPDSGRNPREKSFRNSTNIYPHSQKNTNTCNSSTTELSLFSRDDQADKNSNTTLISDLIGDTSILDDLFKQKRSADRPKPAKTPIPSLTERTKNRGKDFWDILNEGNEESINKLTDLSQVEKLCRTVNVYTKSKSESQLESSQLWKKNEKFLWKR; encoded by the exons ATGTTTAAGGTCCCATTTGAAGATGAGAAACCCGCCTTCCATACGAACCAGAATTCTCCTGGTCCCTCAGAACCATTTGTTTTGTCAGGAACTATTCAAGTGCCATACACTATTAACAGGTACCTACGAGACTACCAGCGAGAGGGAGTTAAATTTATCTATGACAGCTATTTGAAGTCCAGAGGTTGCATCCTGGGCGATGACATGGGCCTAGGAAAGACTATTCAG GTTATCAGCTGCCTGGCTGCCATTTTGCAGAAAACAGGGACATGGCAGGATGTTGAAAATAACAGGCCAGAGTTTTTGCAGTCTCAGATGCCATCCAAACTATCCAAAGTTAAGAAG GTTTTCCTTATTGTGGCTCCCTTGTCTGTGCTCTACAACTGGAAAGACGAGTTGGACACATGGGGCCATTTCAAAACAGTGGTTGTCCACGGTGGGAGGAAGGAGGAGGAACTGGCCCGTGCAAACAGAGGAAGATATGAGATTGTCCTCACAACGTTTGAGACACTAAGACTCTGTGTAGATGAGTTCAACAG TCTTGACTGGGCTGCTGTCATTGTGGATGAAGTTCACAAGCTAAAGAATTTCAAATCTCAGATCACTCAAGCAATGAAAGAGCTGAAATGCAAAGTGCGTGTGGGACTGACTGGTACAATCCTGCAGAACAACCTGGAGGAACTCTGGTGTGTCATGGATTG GGCCAACCCTGGATGCCTCGGGTCACTGGGTAGTTTTAAGAACAGGTTCTCAGAACCTATTGAACAGGGACAGAAACACAGTGCAACCAAGAGGGCACTGGCTGAGGGCCGCAAGGCCGCCCAGGCCCTGGCTAAAATTCTGTGCCGCTGGTTTCTCAGGAGAACCAAAGCACTCATTAGTGACCAGTTACCAAAGAAAGATGACAGG GTGGTGTACTGTTCCATGACGGATTTCCAGCAGGCAGTATACCGTGCTGTACTGGACACAGATGATGTGAAGTTGCTGTTGCAGAGCTCCGAGAAGTGTCCATGCAGCAGCAGACGCTCCAGGAAAAAGTGCTGCTACAAGCTCAATTCAGACGGTGTTCCTGTCAGACGCATGTACTTCACTTATCTGGCTATCCTGAGGAAGGTTGCCAATCATGTAGCCCTGCTGCAGTGTAAAGAAGGAACCAGTAAACAAcag GAGAAATATGTCACTGCTATCTGTGAACAAGTCTTCAAGAAGTTTCCAGACTTCACAGAAAAATGCAAGCAAGCTGCATTTGAGGCCATGTCAAACCCCATCTACAGTGGAAAAATGAAG ATCTTGCAAAGGCTGCTTGGTCACTTCAACACAAGGAAAGACAAAGTTCTCCTTTTTTCACTTTCTACAAAG CTCCTGGATGTTTTGGAGAGCTATTGCATGGCTGAGGGTCTGGAGTACCGTAGGCTGGATGGAAACACCAAGTCGAAAGATCGCATCCACATTGTCAAGGAATTCAACCGTGCCTGTGATATTAACTTGTGCCTTGTGTCTACCAT GGCTGGTGGTCTTGGACTCAATTTTATTGGGGCTAATGTTGTTATCCTGTTTGATCCAACATGGAATCCAACAAATGACCTTCAGGCTATCGACAG AGCATATCGCATTGGACAGTGTAAGGATGTGAAAGTTTTTCGGCTCATCTCTCTGGGCACAGTAGAGGAGATCATCTATTTGCGCCAGGTTTACAAACAG CAATTGCAGTCCTCAGTGATTGGAAATGAAAATGCAAGACGCTACTTTGAGGCAGTGCAAGGTGTTGATGGCCAAACAGGAGAGTTATTTGGGATCAGAAACCTCTTCCGTCTCCAGACTGATGGAACTTGTCTTACACGCCACATCCTGGAA AGGGAGGGCCATGTTGAGGCGGGGATCATGACAGCCAGCACACAGGCAACAGATGAGAGGGTGCAAGAGCTG GAACCAGTGTTTGTATCAGCAGATACCTCTGCACAACAGGAAAATGAACCAGCAGCAGCATATGGTACCCGTGCCTGGCTCCCTAATGCAGACGTCCTGGACTTTAGCAGCGCTAGTGAGGATGAGGATCCATGCAGCTCCAGACCAAAAGCCACATACCCAAATGCAAGAGAGGAGTTTGGACCCAGCACCAGCTCTGCTGCAAATATGGATCTATCTGCTCTGCTGATGAAGCATATGACTAGTGGGATCCAAAGGAGCTCAGAGAGCAGTGAGGACAGCCAGTCTGATACAGACTCAAAGGACTTGAACCTAGAGGTGGCCAAGATAGCGAAGGGAAAAACAGAATGTTTCCTATCTAGTGACTCAGATGAAGAAAAGACTGAAGCTCCAGCCATAAGCCCTCATGGATCTCCAGTAAAAATGGCCTGTGACCATCTTTTCATAGAAGACATTCTTCACCACCACAATACTAAAGCACaacagagagatagagacagtTCTAATAGGGAACAGAGGATGGATTGGGCAGAATTGGCAGTACAGAGACGGAGATGTACTGAGGAGGTTGAGAGTTGTGACTCCTCAGAAGatgaagctccagtgagaagggtGACCTTTAAGAAAAGTCTTCGACACCCCTTGAGTGCACAGAATTCAGCTCAAAAATCGGTTCAGTTTACAGGTTTAAAATGTCCAACCATGCATTCCAGAAAGCCACAAATCATAGAGGGCACCGGCACCATAGACACATTATTAG GTGGGCTTCAGGAAGTGAGTTACACACACTCCAATCAGAAAGTGGTCGGGTCAAGCAGGGCAGAGAACCACCTAAGTCGTGCTGCAGTACAGGATGTGTTTGAACTGAACAAGCATTCACAGCTCCCAGCAAACTACCTCCATGACGTATCTCAA ACCCAATCTGGAATCCCCCAGTTATCTAAGCCCATAAACGGTAGAGAGGAAGATATGCCAGAAGGTCATGATAAGACTTGTCTGAAACCTCAGGTCACCCACACCATAGAAACTTTCCTCCATACCAAAAGTGCAGCCATTAGTGTTGGCGAGACTCCAGTTGCTGTCCGCAG gcAACAGCTGGAAGAAATGGCAAAGTTCTTCAGAGTGAAGTCTGTGCAAGAGTTTGCAGAAGAGCTTGTGAAGAGCAGCTCAGCACAGCGACTGAGCAAGCTATGCGAGTTCTATAGCCACAGAAACCCTGAGCTTACTGACATTATCCAAAACACCTTCCCTAAACCTGTCCCTGAGCTGAAACCGAGTATTTCACCTGTCACTGCTGCATGCAGTATGTCTGGACAAAAGCCTTCCTCAAAAAGAACCCTCTTAAACTCAGTTCACATACCTCACCATGAAGCAGAAACAGGAAATTCACAAAAGAAGAGAAGAACGAAGGTACAAAGTGGTAAAGATCTCCATCATCACTGTGTTGGTCAGACTGAGCTTAAAAATAACTCCTTGTCTTTGCCAGACTCAGGACGAAATCCAAGAGAGAAATCTTTTAGAAATTCTACAAACATTTATCCCCACTCCCAAAAAAACACTAATACATGCAATTCTTCCACTACGGAATTGTCACTTTTCTCTAGAGATGACCAAGCAGACAAAAACTCAAACACAACCCTTATAAGTGACCTCATAGGTGACACCTCCATTCTAGATGACCTCTTCAAGCAAAAGAGAAGTGCAGACCGGCCAAAGCCAGCAAAAACACCCATCCCTTCACTCACTGAGAGGACAAAGAACAGGGGTAAAGACTTCTGGGACATTTTGAATGAGGGGAACGAGGAGAGCATCAATAAACTAACAGATCTTTCTCAGGTAGAGAAGCTGTGCAGGACTGTTAATGTGTATACAAAGTCCAAAAGTGAAAGCCAACTTGAAAGCTCTCAACTCTGGAAGAAGAATGAGAAATTCCTTTGGAAAAGATAG
- the ercc6l2 gene encoding DNA excision repair protein ERCC-6-like 2 isoform X1, giving the protein MFKVPFEDEKPAFHTNQNSPGPSEPFVLSGTIQVPYTINRYLRDYQREGVKFIYDSYLKSRGCILGDDMGLGKTIQVISCLAAILQKTGTWQDVENNRPEFLQSQMPSKLSKVKKVFLIVAPLSVLYNWKDELDTWGHFKTVVVHGGRKEEELARANRGRYEIVLTTFETLRLCVDEFNSLDWAAVIVDEVHKLKNFKSQITQAMKELKCKVRVGLTGTILQNNLEELWCVMDWANPGCLGSLGSFKNRFSEPIEQGQKHSATKRALAEGRKAAQALAKILCRWFLRRTKALISDQLPKKDDRVVYCSMTDFQQAVYRAVLDTDDVKLLLQSSEKCPCSSRRSRKKCCYKLNSDGVPVRRMYFTYLAILRKVANHVALLQCKEGTSKQQEKYVTAICEQVFKKFPDFTEKCKQAAFEAMSNPIYSGKMKILQRLLGHFNTRKDKVLLFSLSTKLLDVLESYCMAEGLEYRRLDGNTKSKDRIHIVKEFNRACDINLCLVSTMAGGLGLNFIGANVVILFDPTWNPTNDLQAIDRAYRIGQCKDVKVFRLISLGTVEEIIYLRQVYKQQLQSSVIGNENARRYFEAVQGVDGQTGELFGIRNLFRLQTDGTCLTRHILEREGHVEAGIMTASTQATDERVQELQEPVFVSADTSAQQENEPAAAYGTRAWLPNADVLDFSSASEDEDPCSSRPKATYPNAREEFGPSTSSAANMDLSALLMKHMTSGIQRSSESSEDSQSDTDSKDLNLEVAKIAKGKTECFLSSDSDEEKTEAPAISPHGSPVKMACDHLFIEDILHHHNTKAQQRDRDSSNREQRMDWAELAVQRRRCTEEVESCDSSEDEAPVRRVTFKKSLRHPLSAQNSAQKSVQFTGLKCPTMHSRKPQIIEGTGTIDTLLGGLQEVSYTHSNQKVVGSSRAENHLSRAAVQDVFELNKHSQLPANYLHDVSQTQSGIPQLSKPINGREEDMPEGHDKTCLKPQVTHTIETFLHTKSAAISVGETPVAVRRQQLEEMAKFFRVKSVQEFAEELVKSSSAQRLSKLCEFYSHRNPELTDIIQNTFPKPVPELKPSISPVTAACSMSGQKPSSKRTLLNSVHIPHHEAETGNSQKKRRTKVQSGKDLHHHCVGQTELKNNSLSLPDSGRNPREKSFRNSTNIYPHSQKNTNTCNSSTTELSLFSRDDQADKNSNTTLISDLIGDTSILDDLFKQKRSADRPKPAKTPIPSLTERTKNRGKDFWDILNEGNEESINKLTDLSQVEKLCRTVNVYTKSKSESQLESSQLWKKNEKFLWKR; this is encoded by the exons ATGTTTAAGGTCCCATTTGAAGATGAGAAACCCGCCTTCCATACGAACCAGAATTCTCCTGGTCCCTCAGAACCATTTGTTTTGTCAGGAACTATTCAAGTGCCATACACTATTAACAGGTACCTACGAGACTACCAGCGAGAGGGAGTTAAATTTATCTATGACAGCTATTTGAAGTCCAGAGGTTGCATCCTGGGCGATGACATGGGCCTAGGAAAGACTATTCAG GTTATCAGCTGCCTGGCTGCCATTTTGCAGAAAACAGGGACATGGCAGGATGTTGAAAATAACAGGCCAGAGTTTTTGCAGTCTCAGATGCCATCCAAACTATCCAAAGTTAAGAAG GTTTTCCTTATTGTGGCTCCCTTGTCTGTGCTCTACAACTGGAAAGACGAGTTGGACACATGGGGCCATTTCAAAACAGTGGTTGTCCACGGTGGGAGGAAGGAGGAGGAACTGGCCCGTGCAAACAGAGGAAGATATGAGATTGTCCTCACAACGTTTGAGACACTAAGACTCTGTGTAGATGAGTTCAACAG TCTTGACTGGGCTGCTGTCATTGTGGATGAAGTTCACAAGCTAAAGAATTTCAAATCTCAGATCACTCAAGCAATGAAAGAGCTGAAATGCAAAGTGCGTGTGGGACTGACTGGTACAATCCTGCAGAACAACCTGGAGGAACTCTGGTGTGTCATGGATTG GGCCAACCCTGGATGCCTCGGGTCACTGGGTAGTTTTAAGAACAGGTTCTCAGAACCTATTGAACAGGGACAGAAACACAGTGCAACCAAGAGGGCACTGGCTGAGGGCCGCAAGGCCGCCCAGGCCCTGGCTAAAATTCTGTGCCGCTGGTTTCTCAGGAGAACCAAAGCACTCATTAGTGACCAGTTACCAAAGAAAGATGACAGG GTGGTGTACTGTTCCATGACGGATTTCCAGCAGGCAGTATACCGTGCTGTACTGGACACAGATGATGTGAAGTTGCTGTTGCAGAGCTCCGAGAAGTGTCCATGCAGCAGCAGACGCTCCAGGAAAAAGTGCTGCTACAAGCTCAATTCAGACGGTGTTCCTGTCAGACGCATGTACTTCACTTATCTGGCTATCCTGAGGAAGGTTGCCAATCATGTAGCCCTGCTGCAGTGTAAAGAAGGAACCAGTAAACAAcag GAGAAATATGTCACTGCTATCTGTGAACAAGTCTTCAAGAAGTTTCCAGACTTCACAGAAAAATGCAAGCAAGCTGCATTTGAGGCCATGTCAAACCCCATCTACAGTGGAAAAATGAAG ATCTTGCAAAGGCTGCTTGGTCACTTCAACACAAGGAAAGACAAAGTTCTCCTTTTTTCACTTTCTACAAAG CTCCTGGATGTTTTGGAGAGCTATTGCATGGCTGAGGGTCTGGAGTACCGTAGGCTGGATGGAAACACCAAGTCGAAAGATCGCATCCACATTGTCAAGGAATTCAACCGTGCCTGTGATATTAACTTGTGCCTTGTGTCTACCAT GGCTGGTGGTCTTGGACTCAATTTTATTGGGGCTAATGTTGTTATCCTGTTTGATCCAACATGGAATCCAACAAATGACCTTCAGGCTATCGACAG AGCATATCGCATTGGACAGTGTAAGGATGTGAAAGTTTTTCGGCTCATCTCTCTGGGCACAGTAGAGGAGATCATCTATTTGCGCCAGGTTTACAAACAG CAATTGCAGTCCTCAGTGATTGGAAATGAAAATGCAAGACGCTACTTTGAGGCAGTGCAAGGTGTTGATGGCCAAACAGGAGAGTTATTTGGGATCAGAAACCTCTTCCGTCTCCAGACTGATGGAACTTGTCTTACACGCCACATCCTGGAA AGGGAGGGCCATGTTGAGGCGGGGATCATGACAGCCAGCACACAGGCAACAGATGAGAGGGTGCAAGAGCTG CAGGAACCAGTGTTTGTATCAGCAGATACCTCTGCACAACAGGAAAATGAACCAGCAGCAGCATATGGTACCCGTGCCTGGCTCCCTAATGCAGACGTCCTGGACTTTAGCAGCGCTAGTGAGGATGAGGATCCATGCAGCTCCAGACCAAAAGCCACATACCCAAATGCAAGAGAGGAGTTTGGACCCAGCACCAGCTCTGCTGCAAATATGGATCTATCTGCTCTGCTGATGAAGCATATGACTAGTGGGATCCAAAGGAGCTCAGAGAGCAGTGAGGACAGCCAGTCTGATACAGACTCAAAGGACTTGAACCTAGAGGTGGCCAAGATAGCGAAGGGAAAAACAGAATGTTTCCTATCTAGTGACTCAGATGAAGAAAAGACTGAAGCTCCAGCCATAAGCCCTCATGGATCTCCAGTAAAAATGGCCTGTGACCATCTTTTCATAGAAGACATTCTTCACCACCACAATACTAAAGCACaacagagagatagagacagtTCTAATAGGGAACAGAGGATGGATTGGGCAGAATTGGCAGTACAGAGACGGAGATGTACTGAGGAGGTTGAGAGTTGTGACTCCTCAGAAGatgaagctccagtgagaagggtGACCTTTAAGAAAAGTCTTCGACACCCCTTGAGTGCACAGAATTCAGCTCAAAAATCGGTTCAGTTTACAGGTTTAAAATGTCCAACCATGCATTCCAGAAAGCCACAAATCATAGAGGGCACCGGCACCATAGACACATTATTAG GTGGGCTTCAGGAAGTGAGTTACACACACTCCAATCAGAAAGTGGTCGGGTCAAGCAGGGCAGAGAACCACCTAAGTCGTGCTGCAGTACAGGATGTGTTTGAACTGAACAAGCATTCACAGCTCCCAGCAAACTACCTCCATGACGTATCTCAA ACCCAATCTGGAATCCCCCAGTTATCTAAGCCCATAAACGGTAGAGAGGAAGATATGCCAGAAGGTCATGATAAGACTTGTCTGAAACCTCAGGTCACCCACACCATAGAAACTTTCCTCCATACCAAAAGTGCAGCCATTAGTGTTGGCGAGACTCCAGTTGCTGTCCGCAG gcAACAGCTGGAAGAAATGGCAAAGTTCTTCAGAGTGAAGTCTGTGCAAGAGTTTGCAGAAGAGCTTGTGAAGAGCAGCTCAGCACAGCGACTGAGCAAGCTATGCGAGTTCTATAGCCACAGAAACCCTGAGCTTACTGACATTATCCAAAACACCTTCCCTAAACCTGTCCCTGAGCTGAAACCGAGTATTTCACCTGTCACTGCTGCATGCAGTATGTCTGGACAAAAGCCTTCCTCAAAAAGAACCCTCTTAAACTCAGTTCACATACCTCACCATGAAGCAGAAACAGGAAATTCACAAAAGAAGAGAAGAACGAAGGTACAAAGTGGTAAAGATCTCCATCATCACTGTGTTGGTCAGACTGAGCTTAAAAATAACTCCTTGTCTTTGCCAGACTCAGGACGAAATCCAAGAGAGAAATCTTTTAGAAATTCTACAAACATTTATCCCCACTCCCAAAAAAACACTAATACATGCAATTCTTCCACTACGGAATTGTCACTTTTCTCTAGAGATGACCAAGCAGACAAAAACTCAAACACAACCCTTATAAGTGACCTCATAGGTGACACCTCCATTCTAGATGACCTCTTCAAGCAAAAGAGAAGTGCAGACCGGCCAAAGCCAGCAAAAACACCCATCCCTTCACTCACTGAGAGGACAAAGAACAGGGGTAAAGACTTCTGGGACATTTTGAATGAGGGGAACGAGGAGAGCATCAATAAACTAACAGATCTTTCTCAGGTAGAGAAGCTGTGCAGGACTGTTAATGTGTATACAAAGTCCAAAAGTGAAAGCCAACTTGAAAGCTCTCAACTCTGGAAGAAGAATGAGAAATTCCTTTGGAAAAGATAG